The Halobellus sp. MBLA0158 genome has a window encoding:
- a CDS encoding COG1361 S-layer family protein has protein sequence MKRLALALLLVGSLFSVGAAAEVRGSPELHASLPDDTVVPGSETTLRVTVTNDGTLRSGERPALDEMATTARGVDVSLDAGGAPIEIDTGSRSIGRLRAGDQARIGFDVTVPEDAAPGTYALDLTATYEYYGTIDTGGTDTRYVERTRTRHFDLSVEVDDRAAFAVVATDADVRVGSVGTVNVTMRNVGSEAANATRVRLASEAPALRFGGTAEASRFAGDWAPGETRTLSYQVAAAPDAAVERHAVTAVATFEDDDGVAVESDRLGLGVVPRPEQTFRVVATERDVAVGEDGTVSLTLRNDGPLAVTDATVTVGSPRHLRVAGGANATRFLGDWAPGERRTVTYELRATEAAEPRNYSLPVSVGYRDADGDRATERVGPVGVRPAAEPTTLAVEPVNATLGIDAANAVRVRVRNVGDERLTDVRARLAVEDPYESDNPTSYVDSLAPGESTTMTFELTTPEDGVPTRDAIPLAVTADTPDDERVTYDGYYVPVTISDAGGATRLLPIVGVGAAALAALGGAWWWYER, from the coding sequence ATGAAGCGGCTCGCTCTGGCCCTCCTGCTCGTCGGCTCGCTGTTCTCGGTCGGGGCGGCGGCCGAGGTCCGCGGCAGCCCCGAACTGCACGCCTCCCTCCCGGACGACACCGTGGTCCCCGGGTCGGAGACGACTCTCCGCGTCACCGTCACCAACGACGGTACGCTCCGGAGCGGCGAACGCCCGGCTCTCGACGAGATGGCCACGACGGCCCGGGGCGTCGACGTCTCGCTCGACGCCGGCGGCGCGCCGATCGAGATCGACACCGGGAGTCGATCGATCGGCCGGCTCCGCGCGGGCGACCAGGCGCGAATCGGCTTCGACGTCACCGTTCCGGAGGACGCGGCGCCGGGAACGTACGCGCTCGATCTCACCGCGACCTACGAGTACTACGGGACGATCGACACCGGCGGCACCGACACTCGCTACGTCGAGCGGACCAGGACCCGGCACTTCGACCTCAGCGTCGAGGTCGACGACCGGGCGGCGTTCGCGGTCGTCGCCACCGACGCCGACGTCCGCGTCGGCTCCGTCGGGACGGTGAACGTGACGATGCGGAACGTCGGCTCGGAGGCGGCCAACGCGACGCGCGTCCGGCTCGCCTCCGAGGCCCCGGCGCTCCGGTTCGGCGGCACCGCCGAGGCCAGCCGCTTCGCGGGCGACTGGGCCCCCGGAGAGACGCGCACGCTCTCGTACCAGGTCGCCGCCGCGCCCGACGCCGCCGTCGAGCGGCACGCAGTCACCGCTGTCGCGACCTTCGAGGATGACGACGGCGTCGCCGTCGAATCCGACCGACTCGGCCTCGGCGTGGTTCCCCGCCCCGAGCAGACGTTCCGCGTCGTCGCCACCGAGCGCGACGTCGCGGTCGGCGAGGACGGCACCGTCTCGCTGACGCTCCGCAACGACGGTCCCCTGGCGGTGACCGACGCGACCGTCACGGTCGGATCGCCCCGTCACCTCCGCGTGGCCGGCGGGGCGAACGCCACGCGCTTCCTCGGCGACTGGGCCCCCGGCGAACGCCGGACCGTCACGTACGAGCTTCGGGCCACGGAGGCGGCCGAGCCGCGGAACTACTCGCTTCCGGTCTCGGTCGGCTACCGCGACGCCGACGGCGACCGGGCGACAGAGCGCGTCGGCCCGGTCGGCGTGCGACCCGCGGCCGAGCCGACGACGCTCGCCGTCGAGCCGGTGAACGCCACCCTCGGCATCGACGCCGCGAACGCCGTCCGGGTCCGCGTGCGGAACGTCGGCGACGAGCGGCTCACCGACGTCCGCGCCCGACTGGCCGTCGAGGATCCCTACGAGAGCGACAACCCGACGAGCTACGTCGACTCCCTGGCGCCGGGCGAGAGCACGACGATGACCTTCGAGCTGACGACCCCCGAGGACGGTGTCCCCACGCGCGATGCGATCCCGCTCGCGGTGACCGCCGACACGCCCGACGACGAGCGCGTCACCTACGACGGGTACTACGTCCCGGTCACGATCTCGGACGCCGGCGGTGCGACCCGACTTCTCCCGATCGTCGGCGTCGGCGCGGCGGCCCTCGCCGCTCTCGGCGGCGCGTGGTGGTGGTACGAGCGATGA
- a CDS encoding ABC transporter ATP-binding protein produces the protein MIGGAADSPKRKSGGESGSDESGGPNAEVVLRGSDLAKTYSSKLPFGRDIEVLTGASVAIRRGEVVGIVGGNGSGKSTLMKILVGALDADDGSVTVNGRIGWCPQDELLYDRLTVAETFRLFGEGYGMDRSEIEAARDRLAETLDFEAFLDYRIDRLSGGNRQKVNLSIALMHDPDVLLLDEPYTGFDWETYLAFWDLTEELRERGTAVAIISHLINEQERFDRILELADGTLSDVTDQGSSQAGAEGIR, from the coding sequence ATGATCGGGGGCGCCGCCGACTCACCGAAGCGTAAATCCGGCGGAGAGTCCGGATCGGACGAGTCCGGTGGACCCAACGCGGAGGTCGTCCTCCGGGGGTCCGACCTGGCGAAGACTTACTCCTCTAAGCTCCCCTTCGGCCGCGATATCGAGGTGCTGACCGGCGCGAGCGTCGCCATCCGGCGCGGCGAGGTCGTCGGCATCGTGGGCGGCAACGGCTCGGGCAAGTCGACGCTGATGAAGATCCTGGTGGGCGCGCTCGACGCCGACGACGGCTCCGTGACGGTCAACGGACGCATCGGCTGGTGCCCCCAGGACGAACTGCTGTACGACCGGCTCACCGTCGCGGAGACCTTCCGGCTGTTCGGCGAGGGCTACGGGATGGACCGTTCGGAGATCGAAGCCGCCCGCGACCGCCTCGCCGAGACGCTGGACTTCGAGGCGTTCCTCGACTACCGGATCGACCGGCTCTCGGGCGGCAATCGCCAGAAGGTGAACCTCTCGATCGCCCTGATGCACGACCCCGACGTGCTCCTCTTAGACGAGCCCTACACGGGCTTCGACTGGGAGACCTACCTCGCCTTCTGGGACCTCACCGAAGAGCTCAGAGAGCGCGGGACGGCGGTGGCGATCATCTCGCACCTGATCAACGAACAGGAGCGGTTCGATCGCATCCTCGAACTCGCCGACGGCACGCTCAGCGACGTGACGGACCAGGGATCGAGCCAGGCCGGCGCGGAGGGGATACGATGA
- a CDS encoding universal stress protein, with amino-acid sequence MQYLVAVDGSESSTEALEHALDVGERADASLVVAYAVEPRVLVEDAEAEAPTHSEVGERIYTEDIEVAERRGQEVLDDARERAADADVDVETTLLYGDPVESIVEYADEEAIDGIIVGHRGLSGRVEIVGSVAKGLVEKATVPVTVVK; translated from the coding sequence ATGCAGTACCTCGTCGCCGTCGACGGTTCGGAGTCGAGTACCGAGGCGCTCGAACACGCGCTCGACGTCGGTGAGCGGGCCGACGCGTCCCTCGTCGTCGCGTACGCGGTCGAGCCGCGCGTGCTCGTCGAGGACGCCGAAGCGGAGGCGCCGACCCACTCCGAGGTGGGCGAGCGGATCTACACCGAGGACATCGAGGTCGCCGAGCGCCGGGGCCAAGAGGTCCTCGACGACGCCCGGGAACGGGCGGCCGACGCCGACGTGGACGTCGAGACGACGCTCCTCTACGGCGACCCGGTCGAGAGCATCGTCGAGTACGCCGACGAGGAGGCGATCGACGGCATCATCGTCGGCCACCGCGGGCTTTCGGGCCGCGTCGAGATCGTGGGAAGCGTCGCCAAGGGACTGGTCGAGAAGGCGACCGTCCCCGTGACGGTCGTGAAGTGA
- a CDS encoding archaemetzincin family Zn-dependent metalloprotease, which produces MLVDIVPIGDLSAQVKREASAALRGVYDCDVTVQEEQSIPDGAFDRSRNQYRAEQFIELASRVGTGEKNIGITSQDLYYRRRNYVFGLAYLNGNGSVISTHRLQTSSDGGITTKPQSEVFADRVRKEVVHEIGHTLGLEHCDNSKCVMSFSPTVREVDVKEENLCGTCSQLLY; this is translated from the coding sequence ATGCTCGTCGACATCGTGCCGATCGGGGACCTCTCCGCGCAGGTCAAGCGCGAGGCCTCGGCCGCGCTTCGAGGGGTCTACGATTGCGACGTGACGGTGCAGGAGGAGCAGTCGATCCCCGACGGCGCGTTCGACCGGAGCCGGAATCAGTACCGGGCCGAGCAGTTCATCGAGCTGGCGAGCCGGGTCGGGACGGGCGAGAAGAACATCGGCATCACCTCCCAGGACCTCTACTACCGGCGGCGGAACTACGTCTTCGGCCTCGCGTACCTGAACGGCAACGGCTCCGTGATCTCCACCCACCGGCTCCAGACGTCCTCGGACGGCGGAATCACGACCAAGCCTCAGTCGGAGGTGTTCGCCGACCGGGTCCGCAAGGAGGTCGTCCACGAGATCGGCCACACTCTCGGCCTGGAGCACTGCGACAACAGCAAGTGCGTGATGTCGTTCTCCCCGACGGTCCGCGAGGTCGACGTCAAAGAGGAGAACCTCTGTGGGACCTGCAGCCAACTGCTCTACTGA
- a CDS encoding UPF0146 family protein, which produces MNTPRENALVGRFSTYGSAVEIGVGRRPDVAVALAEAGVDVTVTDVAAADELGVPSSLRFVRDDVVAAGERDHPGESYEAALVYGLNLPPELHRPTRNVARAVDADFLFTTLGYDSPAIPVDTESLPEGETLYVAREGV; this is translated from the coding sequence GTGAATACGCCGCGTGAGAACGCCCTCGTCGGCCGATTTTCGACCTACGGGTCGGCCGTCGAGATCGGCGTCGGTCGCCGTCCCGACGTCGCGGTCGCGCTCGCCGAGGCGGGGGTCGACGTCACCGTCACCGACGTCGCCGCGGCCGACGAACTGGGAGTTCCGTCGTCGCTCCGATTCGTCCGCGACGACGTCGTCGCCGCCGGCGAGCGCGACCACCCCGGCGAGTCCTACGAGGCCGCCCTGGTCTACGGGCTGAATCTCCCGCCGGAGCTCCACCGCCCAACACGAAACGTCGCCCGCGCGGTCGACGCCGACTTCCTGTTCACGACGCTCGGTTACGACTCGCCGGCGATTCCCGTAGACACCGAGTCGCTCCCCGAAGGCGAGACGCTGTACGTCGCCCGCGAGGGCGTGTAA
- a CDS encoding Hsp20/alpha crystallin family protein: MMKRSPGFDEFAFDDLFARMSRQFEEMSSQLDGPRSFGREMAIDLREEPEAFVAVVDLPGYEKDDIEITVDDRMLTIEAAREADEADERDHYVHRERRSQSAHRSIRLPGEVRPDGASAGYNNGVLTVSLPKLVVDDDESHRIDIE, translated from the coding sequence ATGATGAAGCGTTCCCCCGGTTTCGACGAATTCGCGTTCGATGACCTCTTCGCGCGGATGTCCCGACAGTTCGAGGAGATGAGCAGCCAGCTCGACGGCCCCCGATCGTTCGGCCGCGAGATGGCGATCGACCTCCGCGAGGAGCCCGAGGCGTTCGTCGCGGTCGTCGACCTCCCGGGCTACGAGAAGGACGACATCGAGATCACGGTCGACGACCGGATGCTGACGATCGAGGCCGCGCGCGAGGCCGACGAGGCCGACGAACGCGACCACTACGTCCACCGCGAGCGCCGCTCGCAGTCGGCGCACCGCTCGATCCGACTCCCCGGTGAGGTACGCCCCGACGGCGCCTCGGCGGGCTACAACAACGGCGTCCTCACCGTGTCGCTCCCCAAGCTCGTCGTCGACGACGACGAGTCCCACCGGATCGACATCGAGTAA
- the pheA gene encoding prephenate dehydratase, with translation MQVVTLGPEGTYSHRAASAVSDDVVFRESVSAIVAAVDAGKFERGVVPIENSIEGSVTETLDAIADSDIAVTQEIVTPIRHALLAQSPNFETVASHSQALAQCRSYLEREYPDVDLEAVTSTAKGVEYARDDPTVAGIGHPGNAGDDLVVVAEDIQDRSSNSTRFFVVAPASERSQGGGKSTVVVYPNANYPGLLLELLEAFAERDINLSRIESRPSGNRLGDYLFHIDFEAGLYEDRAKEALEEVEEIAADGWVKRLGSYDRQHVVD, from the coding sequence ATGCAGGTAGTCACGCTGGGCCCCGAAGGAACGTACTCCCACCGCGCCGCCAGCGCCGTCTCCGACGACGTGGTCTTCCGCGAGTCGGTCTCGGCGATCGTGGCCGCCGTCGACGCCGGGAAGTTCGAGCGGGGCGTCGTGCCCATCGAAAACAGCATCGAGGGCAGCGTCACCGAGACGCTCGACGCCATCGCCGACTCCGACATCGCCGTGACCCAGGAGATCGTCACGCCGATCCGCCACGCCCTCCTCGCGCAGTCCCCCAACTTCGAGACGGTCGCCTCCCACTCCCAGGCGCTCGCGCAGTGCCGCTCGTACCTCGAACGCGAGTACCCCGACGTCGACCTGGAGGCGGTCACGAGCACCGCGAAGGGCGTCGAGTACGCCCGCGATGACCCCACCGTCGCCGGGATCGGCCACCCCGGCAACGCCGGCGACGACCTCGTCGTCGTCGCCGAGGACATCCAGGACCGCTCTTCGAACTCGACGCGCTTTTTCGTCGTCGCGCCCGCCAGCGAGCGCTCGCAGGGCGGCGGCAAGTCGACGGTCGTCGTCTACCCGAACGCGAACTATCCGGGGCTCCTCCTCGAACTGCTGGAAGCGTTCGCCGAGCGGGACATCAATCTCTCGCGGATCGAATCGCGCCCGAGCGGCAACCGCCTCGGCGACTACCTCTTCCACATCGACTTCGAGGCCGGCCTCTACGAGGACCGCGCGAAGGAGGCGCTCGAAGAGGTCGAAGAGATCGCCGCCGACGGGTGGGTGAAGCGGCTCGGCTCCTACGACCGCCAGCACGTCGTCGACTGA
- the hisH gene encoding imidazole glycerol phosphate synthase subunit HisH → MSAQTVAEVVLVDYGLGNLRSAQRGLERAGAAVEITDDPDDFAAADGIVLPGVGAFSEGMENAGPFREPLAAAADRGQPIFGICLGMQMLLTTSEEADHAGQGQVEGLDFVPGTNVRFERDRKVPHMGWNELRIEREHPIVEGVDGEYAYFVHSYYAEPDDPDAVVATADYGVSFPAVIANEAGNVFGTQFHPEKSGETGLRILRNFVEYCAER, encoded by the coding sequence ATGAGCGCTCAGACGGTAGCGGAGGTCGTCCTCGTCGACTACGGACTCGGAAACCTCCGTAGCGCACAGCGCGGGCTCGAACGCGCCGGCGCCGCGGTCGAGATCACCGACGACCCCGACGACTTCGCGGCCGCCGACGGGATCGTGCTCCCGGGCGTGGGCGCGTTCAGCGAGGGGATGGAGAACGCGGGGCCCTTCCGCGAACCGCTCGCCGCCGCCGCCGACCGGGGCCAGCCGATCTTCGGGATCTGCCTCGGGATGCAGATGCTCCTCACCACGAGCGAGGAGGCCGACCACGCCGGCCAGGGCCAAGTGGAGGGGCTCGATTTCGTCCCCGGGACGAACGTCCGGTTCGAGCGCGACCGGAAGGTGCCGCACATGGGCTGGAACGAACTGCGTATCGAGCGCGAGCACCCGATCGTCGAGGGAGTCGACGGGGAGTACGCCTACTTCGTCCACTCCTACTACGCCGAGCCGGACGACCCCGACGCCGTGGTGGCGACCGCCGACTACGGCGTGTCGTTCCCGGCGGTGATCGCCAACGAGGCGGGCAACGTCTTCGGCACGCAGTTCCACCCCGAGAAGTCCGGCGAGACCGGCCTGCGGATCCTGCGGAACTTCGTCGAGTACTGCGCCGAGCGGTAA
- the phnD gene encoding phosphate/phosphite/phosphonate ABC transporter substrate-binding protein → MTKRRAFLKSAGAVGVAGLIAGCSGGSSGGGSTESDGETDTATATQTATPAAGMTFGGDDTVNFGISPSVPQEDLEVQYAPFMDHIGSYLRENHDVPEGLAVEGTVGSNYSAIIQSLGQGTTDIAETGPFAAALGVKTGNAEIILQRYGYGSWEYTSIIATPNDSDITELSDLSGKTVAFSDRLSTSGCLYPLYSMSTQGGLDVGELPEGNGSQAEFDARFAGGHVGSYTLLEQGQVDAAAMGGFVRDTSTGPAPEDWQEVATTLHEDNGLPRAPLVVSPELSDEAKTALQQSILEGPDSIYYGQDGEDGTDDDLWFGDVREASQDRYQSVIDVANELGVGTDIFE, encoded by the coding sequence ATGACGAAACGACGTGCGTTTCTCAAGTCCGCGGGGGCCGTCGGGGTCGCCGGACTCATCGCTGGGTGTAGCGGCGGTTCGAGTGGCGGCGGAAGTACCGAATCCGATGGAGAGACCGATACGGCGACGGCGACACAGACCGCGACGCCGGCCGCGGGGATGACCTTCGGCGGCGACGACACGGTCAACTTCGGCATCTCGCCGTCGGTCCCCCAGGAGGACCTTGAGGTCCAGTACGCGCCCTTCATGGACCACATCGGGAGCTACCTACGGGAAAACCACGACGTTCCCGAGGGTCTGGCGGTCGAAGGGACCGTCGGCAGCAACTACAGCGCCATCATCCAGTCGCTCGGCCAGGGCACGACCGACATCGCCGAGACCGGACCGTTCGCGGCCGCGCTCGGCGTGAAGACCGGCAACGCGGAGATCATCCTCCAGCGGTACGGCTACGGCAGCTGGGAGTACACGAGCATCATCGCCACTCCCAACGACAGCGACATCACGGAGCTGTCGGACCTCTCGGGCAAGACCGTCGCCTTCTCCGACCGGCTGTCGACGAGCGGCTGCCTGTACCCCCTGTACAGCATGTCCACGCAGGGCGGCCTCGACGTCGGCGAGCTCCCCGAAGGGAACGGCTCGCAGGCCGAGTTCGACGCGCGGTTCGCCGGCGGCCACGTCGGGTCCTACACCCTCCTCGAACAGGGCCAGGTCGACGCCGCCGCGATGGGCGGCTTCGTCCGCGACACAAGCACCGGGCCCGCGCCCGAGGACTGGCAGGAGGTCGCTACGACCCTCCACGAGGACAACGGGCTGCCGCGCGCCCCGCTCGTCGTCTCGCCGGAACTGAGCGACGAGGCCAAGACCGCCTTGCAGCAGTCGATCCTCGAAGGGCCCGACAGCATCTACTACGGCCAGGACGGCGAGGACGGCACCGACGACGACCTCTGGTTCGGCGACGTCCGCGAGGCCTCCCAGGACCGCTACCAGTCCGTCATCGACGTTGCGAACGAACTCGGCGTCGGCACCGACATCTTCGAGTAA